The genomic segment GAGGAAATCAAGCTGGAGAAGGAAGATGGCATCGCCATCCTGACCCTTCACCGGCCAGAGAAAATGAACGCCTTCACAGGCAAGATGATGCAGGAAATGATCGAGGCCTTCGACATCACCGACGCAGACGACGATGTGCGTGTCGTGATCGTGACGGGGCATGGCGACCGGGCCTTCTGTGCCGGGGCAGACCTGTCGGCCGGCGCCAAGACTTTCGACTATGACAAGCGTTCGGGCGACGGTGAGGCTGGCCGTACCGCCAGCGAAGATATCCAGCGCGACGGCGGCGGACGCGTAACACTGCGCATCTTCAACAGCCTGAAGCCGGTGATCGGTGCCATCAATGGCGCGGCCGTCGGCATCGGCGTGACCATGCAGCTGCCGATGGACATCCGCCTGGCCGCCGATAACGCCCGTTTCGGCTTCGTGTTCAACCGTCGGGGTATCAATCCGGAGGCGGCCTCTTCCTACTTCCTGCCGCGGCTTGTCGGCATCCAGCAGGCGCTGGACTGGTGCTACACCGGCCGGATCTTCCCGGCGCAGGAAGCG from the uncultured Hyphomonas sp. genome contains:
- a CDS encoding crotonase/enoyl-CoA hydratase family protein, whose amino-acid sequence is MAATALKTFEEIKLEKEDGIAILTLHRPEKMNAFTGKMMQEMIEAFDITDADDDVRVVIVTGHGDRAFCAGADLSAGAKTFDYDKRSGDGEAGRTASEDIQRDGGGRVTLRIFNSLKPVIGAINGAAVGIGVTMQLPMDIRLAADNARFGFVFNRRGINPEAASSYFLPRLVGIQQALDWCYTGRIFPAQEALDAGFVKAVYPQAELLDKAKELAREIADNTAAVSTTLTRHMMWRMLGASHPMEAHIVDSAAIYSRGKTEDAREGVMSFLEKRQPTYPVKVSDGMPSFFPWWEEPEFKWIGGDGS